A window from Kovacikia minuta CCNUW1 encodes these proteins:
- a CDS encoding thioredoxin family protein: MSRAVIKFSSEDCGICHKMSFYDQKVAEELGLEFISVKMQDTATYRKYRSILLAQYPDKEGMGWPTYLICDDPEGTFKILGEVKGGHPKGEFRSRLQEVLASVN, translated from the coding sequence ATGAGCCGAGCTGTAATTAAGTTTTCTTCAGAAGATTGCGGCATCTGCCACAAGATGTCGTTTTACGACCAGAAAGTTGCAGAAGAGCTTGGACTCGAATTTATCAGCGTCAAAATGCAAGACACCGCAACCTATCGGAAGTATCGCAGCATTTTGCTGGCGCAGTACCCGGACAAGGAAGGGATGGGCTGGCCTACCTACCTGATCTGCGATGACCCAGAAGGTACGTTTAAGATTTTAGGCGAAGTGAAGGGAGGGCACCCTAAGGGAGAGTTTAGGAGCCGCTTACAAGAAGTTTTAGCAAGTGTGAATTAG
- a CDS encoding CHAT domain-containing protein, with protein MTQEFHISVTPIGDDEYLVRTERVAPGVPLAEEQVNWPVDEWLARAGSLMNDPLLGLLRGESVHPLADASHLMGNSLETQDQRAVNLVKFGQQLYKHLFQGTIRDSWVMAQGIAQHRQEDLRLRLGLKDPRLPRLPWEVLANDRPIATGTDVLFSRYHSSFAAMSSPFQFQQLPQIEPGQPLKILMVLAAPTDQEALALRQEALHLQEELQGNFRNGSRNGRFSDIQLTILEHPGREQLTQALEHNHYQVLHYAGHSSLGTEGGKLYLVSNKTGLTETLNGEDLAGLLVNNGIRMAVFNSCQGVYTATTESAADAGEGNLAEALVKRGHSSGSGNGRTHSR; from the coding sequence GTGACCCAGGAATTTCATATTTCTGTGACTCCAATCGGGGACGATGAGTACCTGGTGCGGACTGAACGTGTCGCACCAGGGGTGCCGTTGGCGGAAGAGCAGGTAAACTGGCCCGTTGATGAATGGTTGGCGCGGGCAGGTTCGCTGATGAACGACCCCCTCCTGGGGTTGCTGCGGGGCGAGTCTGTTCATCCTCTGGCGGACGCCTCTCATTTGATGGGGAATTCTTTAGAAACTCAGGATCAGCGGGCTGTTAATCTCGTCAAATTTGGACAGCAGCTTTATAAACATCTGTTTCAGGGAACCATTCGAGATAGCTGGGTGATGGCGCAGGGAATTGCTCAGCATCGCCAGGAAGATTTGCGCTTGAGGTTGGGTCTGAAAGATCCCCGGTTGCCCCGCTTACCCTGGGAAGTGCTGGCCAACGATCGGCCGATCGCCACCGGAACCGATGTCCTGTTCTCCCGCTACCACTCCAGCTTTGCGGCAATGTCTTCCCCGTTTCAGTTTCAGCAATTGCCGCAGATTGAACCAGGGCAGCCCCTTAAAATCCTCATGGTGCTGGCAGCCCCAACCGACCAGGAAGCCCTGGCATTGAGGCAGGAGGCGTTACATTTACAGGAAGAATTGCAGGGTAACTTCCGCAATGGCAGTCGAAATGGGCGATTCTCTGATATCCAACTCACCATCCTGGAACACCCCGGACGGGAGCAACTGACCCAGGCTTTAGAACATAATCACTATCAGGTACTGCACTATGCGGGGCATAGTAGCCTGGGAACCGAAGGTGGCAAGCTATACCTGGTTAGCAATAAAACAGGGCTGACAGAAACCCTCAATGGTGAAGATCTGGCAGGGTTGCTGGTTAATAATGGCATTCGGATGGCGGTATTTAACTCCTGTCAGGGAGTTTATACTGCCACCACCGAATCAGCCGCAGATGCCGGGGAAGGAAACCTGGCAGAAGCCCTGGTTAAGCGCGGACATTCCAGCGGTTCTGGCAATGGCAGAACGCATTCCCGATGA
- a CDS encoding CHAT domain-containing protein: protein MAERIPDDVALNLSRLFYRNLKQLYPIDLSLSRARQGLLSSYGSNQLYWALPILYLHPEFDGYLQSSDEVTEPAAVGLPDDRAVDALNWQIGSPVPGRFR, encoded by the coding sequence ATGGCAGAACGCATTCCCGATGATGTGGCGCTCAACCTCAGCCGCTTGTTCTATCGCAATTTGAAGCAACTTTATCCCATCGACTTGAGCCTGAGCCGCGCCCGTCAGGGGTTACTTTCCTCCTACGGCTCGAATCAGCTTTACTGGGCATTACCGATTCTTTATCTACACCCAGAATTTGACGGTTATTTGCAATCCTCCGATGAGGTAACAGAGCCAGCAGCGGTAGGCTTACCAGACGATCGCGCCGTTGATGCACTCAACTGGCAAATCGGTTCTCCCGTTCCAGGACGATTTAGATGA
- a CDS encoding tetratricopeptide repeat protein produces MMHSTGKSVLPFQDDLDDEDLDDDLADDLAEDFADEPLNESSVPGVSEVGELDEFDEDPLLDPEDLEFDEPEYQPDTETEKVARLVQQLSQGSSQNLVQEEPLSASPTENLLPQENQEIKPEDYLVLPDDPRYSHPASSEAVRPGEASSEENAFPETAEVEDGSVYLELERLLAETGKLTEAIAVCNRAIQENPNNAKAYDRLGWACVPAGVPG; encoded by the coding sequence TTGATGCACTCAACTGGCAAATCGGTTCTCCCGTTCCAGGACGATTTAGATGATGAGGATTTAGATGATGACCTGGCAGATGACTTAGCAGAGGATTTCGCTGATGAGCCTCTCAACGAGTCCTCTGTCCCAGGGGTATCTGAGGTGGGGGAACTTGATGAGTTTGATGAAGATCCTCTGCTAGACCCGGAGGATTTGGAGTTCGACGAGCCAGAATACCAGCCAGATACCGAAACTGAGAAGGTGGCTCGACTGGTACAGCAGCTATCTCAGGGTTCATCCCAGAATCTGGTTCAAGAGGAACCCTTGTCCGCATCCCCGACGGAGAATCTGTTACCCCAGGAGAACCAGGAAATTAAGCCAGAAGATTATCTGGTGCTCCCAGATGATCCGCGCTATTCCCATCCTGCGTCGTCAGAGGCGGTGCGTCCGGGAGAAGCGTCTTCCGAAGAGAATGCTTTCCCAGAAACCGCAGAAGTGGAAGATGGATCGGTTTACCTGGAACTGGAACGGCTGTTGGCAGAGACAGGCAAGCTGACTGAGGCGATCGCGGTTTGTAATCGGGCGATCCAGGAGAATCCAAATAACGCGAAGGCATACGATCGCCTGGGTTGGGCATGTGTTCCAGCAGGGGTACCTGGCTGA
- a CDS encoding tetratricopeptide repeat protein, with product MFQQGYLAEAISAYNQAIRVNPTLAEAHNHLGLALYQQGNVREAIRAYSRAVQLEPKLEEAHRNLDTALRKQGVYPTNGQSPYPPKNQPPKTQLWHQPGKATHPNRPGSATQSLPSQASPSYQKVEAAPSSGHAVAASAGRSHRKPLLWLGIGTVGFTGLLLGGWLLSSQLAGSLPKILAEQPPPSVENIDELKRANPSVVAAIATQQFDQGNIQAGQRAIEVLLERKELTQAAAALTPILSQKGNSPTINFLMGRLAWEFVQVGNSLYHVEDARHAWEKAANLEPGSIAFQNALGFAYYAEGNLELATQTWLQALQLADGGPTKTVANQQVNPTSSQETLTAYAGLAMVLMKKAEKEPPRKGAIIRSEAINLRRRVLAGDSANFKPESLEQNWLWSKNAVEDWEKLLSLKQK from the coding sequence GTGTTCCAGCAGGGGTACCTGGCTGAGGCAATCTCTGCCTACAATCAGGCAATTCGGGTCAACCCTACCCTGGCAGAGGCTCACAACCACCTGGGTCTGGCCCTTTACCAGCAAGGTAATGTGCGGGAAGCCATCCGGGCTTACAGTCGCGCGGTACAACTAGAGCCAAAACTGGAAGAGGCGCACCGAAATCTGGATACTGCCCTCCGCAAGCAGGGAGTTTACCCGACCAATGGGCAATCTCCCTACCCCCCCAAAAATCAGCCTCCCAAAACTCAGCTTTGGCATCAGCCTGGAAAAGCCACCCACCCGAATAGACCTGGATCGGCAACCCAGTCGTTACCCAGTCAGGCTTCCCCTTCCTACCAAAAGGTTGAAGCTGCCCCATCCTCCGGCCATGCGGTCGCTGCTTCTGCTGGACGGTCACACCGCAAGCCACTCCTCTGGTTGGGTATCGGAACCGTTGGTTTTACAGGTCTTTTATTAGGAGGTTGGCTCCTCTCCAGTCAACTGGCGGGGTCCTTACCCAAAATTCTGGCGGAGCAGCCCCCTCCTTCGGTTGAGAATATTGACGAACTGAAGCGGGCAAATCCATCGGTCGTGGCAGCGATCGCAACTCAGCAGTTTGATCAGGGCAATATCCAGGCGGGACAACGGGCGATCGAAGTTCTTCTGGAACGGAAAGAATTGACCCAGGCAGCAGCAGCATTGACTCCAATCCTGAGCCAAAAAGGAAACAGTCCAACAATTAACTTTCTGATGGGACGATTAGCCTGGGAGTTTGTTCAGGTTGGAAATAGTCTTTATCACGTGGAAGATGCCCGTCACGCCTGGGAAAAAGCGGCGAACCTGGAACCGGGGAGTATCGCGTTTCAAAATGCCCTGGGCTTTGCTTACTACGCCGAGGGAAATTTGGAGCTTGCAACTCAAACATGGCTACAAGCCCTGCAACTGGCAGACGGAGGACCAACCAAAACCGTCGCAAATCAACAGGTTAACCCAACCTCTTCCCAGGAAACTCTGACAGCCTATGCTGGGCTGGCTATGGTTTTAATGAAGAAGGCGGAAAAGGAACCTCCGAGAAAGGGCGCAATCATCCGCAGTGAAGCCATTAATCTCCGGCGGCGAGTTCTTGCGGGGGATTCAGCGAATTTTAAGCCAGAATCCCTTGAGCAGAATTGGTTATGGTCTAAGAATGCCGTTGAAGACTGGGAAAAACTGTTGAGTTTGAAGCAAAAGTAA
- a CDS encoding ACP S-malonyltransferase has product MIILVDHHLEGYIVLLQGALANEGWLDLLPIHFVLLEEAGLAINSSDRVVWQFAQQRQMILLTANRKMKGKDSLEQTIREENTSISLPVVTIGRVDRLSNREYREQCAARLVEIILYPETCIGVGRVFIP; this is encoded by the coding sequence ATGATCATTTTGGTTGATCACCATTTGGAGGGTTACATTGTTCTGTTGCAGGGAGCTTTGGCAAATGAGGGATGGCTTGATTTGTTGCCAATCCATTTTGTATTACTTGAAGAAGCTGGGTTAGCCATTAATAGTAGCGATCGAGTGGTTTGGCAATTTGCTCAACAGAGGCAAATGATCCTTTTGACTGCTAATCGTAAGATGAAAGGCAAAGACTCTCTAGAGCAAACAATTCGTGAAGAAAATACGTCCATATCTCTTCCTGTAGTAACGATTGGAAGAGTGGATAGGCTCAGCAATCGCGAATATCGAGAGCAGTGTGCTGCGCGGCTTGTCGAAATTATCCTGTATCCCGAAACTTGTATAGGAGTCGGTCGGGTGTTTATTCCATAA
- a CDS encoding DUF433 domain-containing protein: protein MTPVSNGQAAIIRTERGLTISDTRISLYDVMDYLESGWSPKLIQDWLPLTEKQLEAALSYIETHRSEVEAEYQTVLQTAQEIQDYWEEKNHGRLAQIANISPKPGQEEIYAKLQTWKAKLGLAP, encoded by the coding sequence ATGACTCCAGTATCGAATGGACAAGCAGCGATCATTCGGACAGAACGGGGGCTGACGATCTCAGATACACGCATCAGCCTCTACGACGTGATGGATTATTTGGAATCGGGATGGTCGCCAAAACTCATCCAAGATTGGTTGCCCTTAACAGAGAAACAACTTGAGGCTGCGCTTTCCTACATTGAGACTCACCGTAGCGAGGTAGAGGCTGAATATCAAACTGTTTTGCAAACCGCTCAGGAAATCCAAGATTATTGGGAAGAAAAGAATCATGGACGGTTAGCACAAATTGCCAATATATCTCCCAAGCCTGGACAGGAGGAAATTTACGCTAAACTCCAAACTTGGAAAGCAAAACTTGGACTAGCTCCATGA
- a CDS encoding flavin prenyltransferase UbiX: MSRPLILGITGASGLIYAVRALKYLLQADYEIELVASKAVYMVWQAEQNIRMPSEPVQQESFWRQQAGVETSGKLICHPWSDVGATIASGSYRTLGMLVIPCSMSTVAKLATGLSSDLLERTADVQLKEGRKLVLVPRETPFSLIHLRNLTALAEAGARIVPAIPAWYHNPQTIEDLVDFVVARALDQLDIDCVQFDRWQGH; encoded by the coding sequence ATGTCCCGTCCCCTCATTCTTGGCATCACCGGAGCCTCCGGTTTAATTTACGCGGTGCGTGCCCTCAAGTATTTGCTCCAGGCAGATTATGAGATCGAGCTGGTCGCATCCAAAGCGGTTTATATGGTCTGGCAGGCGGAGCAGAATATCCGAATGCCGTCTGAACCCGTGCAACAGGAATCCTTCTGGCGACAACAGGCAGGGGTTGAAACCAGTGGCAAGCTGATCTGCCACCCCTGGAGCGATGTGGGTGCCACGATCGCCAGCGGTTCCTACCGGACGTTGGGAATGCTGGTGATTCCATGCAGCATGAGCACGGTGGCAAAATTGGCAACCGGACTCAGTTCTGACCTGCTGGAACGGACTGCTGACGTGCAACTCAAAGAAGGACGCAAACTCGTCCTGGTTCCCCGCGAAACCCCCTTCAGCCTGATCCATCTGCGAAATCTGACTGCCCTTGCCGAAGCCGGAGCAAGAATCGTCCCCGCTATTCCCGCCTGGTACCACAATCCCCAAACCATTGAAGATCTGGTCGATTTTGTCGTCGCCCGCGCCCTCGATCAGCTTGACATTGACTGTGTGCAGTTCGATCGCTGGCAGGGACATTAA
- a CDS encoding ribonuclease R family protein: MKVEPWFGRNALLRVRTHLDGNDYADTDLSKLRIYRFMEFSIAALLANFSDDKLVAPKALEKKLDCNDADSQRKLQIALDALERIGILQKDRGRYKRVTEEGVVEGKLRCSSKGFCFAIQDIEGSEDIYIRESQLNNAWNGDRVLVRVTKEGSRRRSPEGEVRLILERSNPSVLARVKQADTNFRAVPLDDRLLFELQLQPNGDNLEEAIDKLVHVEILRYPLGQNPPLGKVAQVLGTDTDASDIDIVCCKHDLPKTFPDSVLEEAKGLPTKISKADLKKRIDLRKLTTLTLKADSDQATRDSLDDAITLEKTAAGHWRLGIHIADVAYYVEADSAIDREAKKRGTSFYLGDVIIPMLPETLSGNLCAFKVDKDRLAVSVLVTLDSEGQVVEFEIQPTVIRVDYQLSYEQAQAILERLNGQPTTVDIKDFSPIFELLDQISALSHALKQQRRKRGAFELNLPEKPIPDHGDEATNETVKSLFTPKFHYDDEGVLGAMVVTPSVPTHAMIAELMLVANQLVANHLQALGVPGIYRVHPTPDPDDAQELMKLAANMGIELYLTEEETVHPQDYQQFTQKFAESDAERVLTYLLLETLKPAFYSTTPRSHFGLALDQGYTHFTSPVRRYPDLLVQRVLHAVFEEGRDRKSTRSKETVNLRHNSSHDNISWNVLPPEIHQDLEIYFASVVVHLSEREKIAQEAEQDLEGLKKAELMRERTGEVFHGLITGVQSYGLFVEIEELLVEGLVHVSSLKDDWYEYRSRQQTLVGRKNRKQYRLGDRIEVQVKSVDYYRQQIDLIAVGGGSEAGDDDGDDDIPEAEDVETIE; encoded by the coding sequence TTGAAGGTTGAACCCTGGTTTGGGCGCAATGCCCTCCTTAGAGTTCGGACTCACTTGGATGGAAATGACTACGCTGATACGGATTTAAGCAAACTAAGGATCTATCGCTTCATGGAATTTTCGATCGCTGCCCTCCTAGCAAATTTTAGTGATGACAAACTCGTTGCCCCTAAGGCTCTGGAGAAGAAATTGGACTGCAATGACGCTGACAGTCAGCGCAAGTTGCAAATTGCACTGGATGCACTGGAGCGGATTGGAATTCTGCAAAAAGACCGGGGGCGCTACAAACGGGTGACGGAAGAGGGGGTGGTCGAAGGGAAATTGCGCTGTTCGAGCAAAGGTTTTTGTTTTGCCATCCAGGATATTGAAGGATCGGAAGATATCTACATTCGGGAAAGTCAATTAAACAATGCCTGGAATGGCGATCGAGTGCTGGTTCGCGTGACCAAGGAAGGTAGCCGTCGGCGTAGCCCAGAAGGAGAAGTCCGGTTGATCCTGGAGCGCTCTAACCCTTCTGTATTGGCACGGGTGAAACAGGCAGACACGAACTTCCGAGCAGTACCTCTAGACGATCGACTCCTGTTTGAACTACAACTGCAACCCAACGGGGACAACCTGGAGGAGGCGATCGATAAGCTGGTACATGTCGAAATCCTGCGCTACCCCCTGGGGCAAAATCCACCTTTAGGTAAGGTTGCCCAGGTTTTGGGCACAGACACCGATGCCTCCGATATAGACATCGTTTGTTGTAAACATGACTTACCCAAAACGTTTCCAGACTCTGTGCTAGAAGAGGCAAAGGGGTTGCCCACGAAGATCAGCAAAGCTGACTTGAAAAAACGGATCGATTTGCGGAAGTTAACGACCCTGACTCTCAAGGCAGACAGCGACCAGGCAACCCGCGATAGCCTGGATGATGCAATTACGCTGGAAAAAACCGCAGCCGGCCATTGGCGCTTGGGGATTCACATTGCCGATGTTGCCTATTACGTTGAAGCAGACTCCGCCATCGATCGGGAAGCCAAAAAACGGGGCACCTCCTTCTATCTGGGAGATGTGATTATCCCCATGTTGCCAGAAACCCTCTCTGGCAATCTCTGTGCCTTCAAAGTTGATAAGGATCGGCTTGCCGTCTCCGTACTGGTAACCCTGGACAGCGAAGGGCAAGTGGTTGAGTTTGAAATTCAGCCAACCGTCATTCGGGTAGACTACCAACTCAGCTATGAGCAGGCACAGGCAATTTTGGAGCGGTTGAACGGTCAGCCAACAACGGTTGATATTAAGGATTTTTCTCCCATTTTTGAACTGCTCGACCAGATTTCCGCTCTCAGCCATGCGCTGAAGCAACAGCGACGCAAACGGGGAGCGTTTGAACTGAACCTGCCCGAAAAGCCCATTCCTGATCATGGGGATGAAGCGACCAATGAGACGGTTAAATCCCTGTTTACACCGAAGTTCCATTATGACGATGAGGGTGTTTTGGGTGCGATGGTGGTAACGCCCTCTGTACCTACCCACGCCATGATTGCCGAACTGATGTTGGTTGCCAATCAACTGGTTGCCAATCACTTACAGGCTTTGGGGGTTCCAGGCATCTACCGGGTTCACCCGACCCCCGACCCAGATGATGCCCAGGAATTAATGAAACTGGCAGCAAATATGGGGATTGAGTTGTACCTGACAGAGGAAGAAACGGTTCATCCGCAGGACTACCAGCAGTTCACTCAGAAGTTTGCCGAGTCTGATGCAGAACGGGTTTTGACTTATCTGCTGCTGGAAACGCTGAAGCCTGCTTTCTATAGCACCACGCCTCGATCGCACTTTGGTTTAGCCTTAGATCAGGGCTATACCCACTTCACCTCTCCGGTACGGCGTTACCCAGACCTGTTAGTGCAGCGTGTTTTGCATGCAGTATTTGAGGAAGGGCGCGATCGCAAGTCCACTCGCTCTAAAGAAACCGTCAACCTGCGGCACAATTCCAGCCATGACAACATAAGCTGGAATGTTCTGCCGCCAGAAATTCATCAAGACTTGGAAATCTATTTCGCTTCGGTGGTGGTACATCTCAGCGAACGGGAGAAAATTGCCCAGGAAGCCGAGCAAGACCTGGAAGGGTTGAAAAAAGCTGAACTGATGCGGGAACGCACCGGCGAAGTGTTTCACGGGTTAATTACGGGTGTTCAATCCTACGGGCTATTTGTTGAAATTGAAGAACTGTTAGTCGAAGGCTTGGTTCACGTCAGTTCCCTTAAGGATGATTGGTATGAGTATCGCTCTCGCCAGCAAACCCTGGTCGGGCGCAAAAACCGGAAACAGTACCGCCTGGGCGATCGGATCGAAGTTCAGGTTAAAAGCGTTGACTACTACCGCCAGCAAATTGACCTGATTGCGGTTGGTGGTGGCAGCGAAGCCGGAGATGACGATGGTGACGACGACATTCCAGAGGCAGAGGATGTAGAAACGATAGAGTAA
- a CDS encoding 4'-phosphopantetheinyl transferase family protein, with translation MSSIFQPQWSSAPLSFTLPVGEVHIWRASLDLAPLQIQAFVQTLTTDELQRAERFRFEHDRRRFIAGRGTLRAILGRYLNLEPAQIRFRYEASGKPTIAPSTPHSPPPTPYLQFNLSHSHELMVCAITQTYPVGIDLEHLRPITDLEGLTRRFFSEREHLAIQQLPEKQQMRSFFQHWTCKEALLKATGDGLIDLSKIEVAIAGGKASLTAWAEKNHLPDHWSLHPFTPDPNYIAALAVKISDLAEPEPLQMIFWNW, from the coding sequence ATGTCTTCAATCTTTCAACCTCAATGGAGTTCTGCACCCCTCTCTTTTACCTTGCCCGTTGGGGAAGTCCATATCTGGCGTGCCAGCCTTGATCTAGCCCCATTACAGATTCAGGCGTTTGTTCAAACCCTGACAACCGATGAATTGCAGCGGGCAGAACGGTTTCGATTTGAGCACGATCGCCGCCGTTTCATCGCTGGTCGCGGAACCTTAAGAGCAATCCTGGGACGCTATTTGAACCTTGAACCAGCACAGATCCGGTTTCGCTACGAGGCGAGTGGCAAACCCACGATCGCCCCCTCCACTCCCCACTCCCCACCCCCCACTCCCTACCTACAATTCAACCTATCCCACTCCCACGAGTTAATGGTATGTGCCATCACACAAACCTATCCGGTTGGGATTGATTTGGAACATCTGCGCCCGATTACGGACCTGGAAGGATTGACCCGACGATTTTTTTCAGAGAGAGAACATCTAGCCATTCAGCAATTACCTGAAAAGCAACAGATGCGATCGTTCTTTCAACATTGGACTTGTAAAGAAGCCCTGTTAAAGGCGACAGGGGATGGATTGATAGACCTGAGCAAAATCGAAGTCGCGATCGCAGGCGGCAAAGCCAGCTTAACTGCGTGGGCAGAAAAAAACCATCTACCCGATCACTGGTCACTCCACCCGTTCACCCCAGATCCCAACTACATTGCAGCTTTAGCGGTCAAAATTTCCGATCTTGCAGAACCAGAACCCCTGCAAATGATCTTTTGGAATTGGTGA
- a CDS encoding proteasome-type protease, translating into MTYCLGIVTSAGLVMAADSRTNAGVDYISTHQKLFDFSRPGEGVILLCTSGNLSATQGTLTLLRHDLNTGAETNLHSLPSLYEVARYVGAKARQIQDQDRPWLEKDGIDFQCSFLLGGQIKGEDPALYLIYSQGNCIQASKDTPFLQIGETKYGKPILDRILAFDTPLEAAAKCALLSIDSTMKSNISVGPPINLIMYEANTFKIRYELSLKLGAPYLNQIRKLWEISLNQAFDRMPNIDWEHYLEVPGEVETTD; encoded by the coding sequence ATGACATACTGTCTTGGAATTGTGACTAGTGCCGGTTTAGTGATGGCTGCTGATTCTCGTACAAATGCGGGAGTCGATTACATTTCGACGCACCAGAAGTTGTTTGATTTTTCCCGACCGGGCGAGGGTGTCATTTTACTTTGCACCTCTGGCAACCTCTCCGCAACCCAGGGAACGCTAACCCTATTGCGTCACGATTTGAATACTGGAGCGGAGACAAACTTGCATAGCCTCCCCAGTTTGTATGAGGTTGCCCGTTATGTGGGGGCAAAAGCAAGGCAAATCCAGGATCAGGATCGTCCCTGGTTGGAAAAGGATGGCATTGACTTTCAGTGCAGTTTTCTTCTGGGTGGGCAGATTAAGGGAGAAGATCCCGCCCTGTACTTGATTTACAGCCAGGGTAACTGTATTCAAGCATCCAAAGACACCCCCTTCCTGCAAATTGGCGAGACCAAATACGGCAAACCCATCCTCGATCGTATCCTGGCCTTTGATACGCCCCTGGAAGCAGCGGCAAAGTGCGCCCTGCTATCGATCGACTCCACCATGAAGTCCAATATTTCAGTTGGACCTCCGATCAATCTGATTATGTATGAAGCAAACACATTCAAGATTCGCTACGAACTGAGCTTGAAACTGGGAGCGCCCTACCTGAACCAAATCCGCAAGCTTTGGGAAATTTCCTTGAATCAAGCCTTCGATCGCATGCCCAATATTGACTGGGAACATTACTTAGAGGTGCCTGGAGAAGTAGAGACAACGGATTGA
- a CDS encoding Uma2 family endonuclease, which translates to MAQLLERTTDQISVYPNRTWDQFKHIQKGLEGTPGVRLFYYEGVVEILMPGLAHEIFKKIIGYLLETFFFENQIKVVPTGSVTQEQEGEASAQADESYCIGEAKPIPDLAIEVIFTSGSTTKLKRYQALGVPEVWFWEDGALSLYHLRQRGYVQVDQSEIPELAGLDLDLFCRCVLIGETDWLEAVRTFKQGIGQSRG; encoded by the coding sequence ATGGCTCAGTTACTAGAGAGAACAACCGACCAAATTAGTGTTTATCCCAATCGCACATGGGATCAATTCAAACATATTCAGAAAGGGTTAGAAGGGACGCCAGGTGTGCGCTTGTTCTATTACGAAGGTGTGGTTGAGATTCTGATGCCTGGGTTAGCGCACGAAATATTCAAAAAAATAATTGGTTATCTGCTTGAAACCTTTTTCTTTGAAAACCAAATCAAGGTAGTGCCAACGGGATCGGTTACTCAGGAACAGGAGGGGGAAGCTTCTGCCCAAGCTGACGAATCCTACTGTATTGGGGAAGCTAAACCGATTCCTGATTTGGCGATCGAAGTAATTTTCACCAGCGGCTCTACCACAAAGCTCAAGCGTTACCAGGCTTTGGGAGTCCCCGAAGTTTGGTTCTGGGAAGACGGGGCGCTGTCCCTCTATCACCTGAGGCAGCGTGGGTATGTACAGGTCGATCAAAGCGAAATCCCAGAATTAGCAGGACTTGACCTGGATTTATTTTGCCGTTGCGTGTTGATCGGTGAAACGGATTGGTTAGAAGCGGTTAGAACCTTCAAACAAGGGATTGGGCAAAGTAGGGGTTAG
- a CDS encoding transglutaminase family protein, with product MHYQISHTTTYTYSQPVTLFPHVIRLRPRSDSCQTLRSLSLMVTPTPTQESQVIDLEGNAIVKVWFKQEPTDSLRVQVISQIETHRTNPFDYLLEPWAIRLPIDYPSSLLVQLQPYLVGQRSGSIDPAAIQLAQEIGYQVDGNITSFLAELNQKIYKSCQQVIRETGDPLAPGITWAQRSGSCRDLTVLFMEACRAIGLAARFVSGYQEGDPDSNDRHLHAWAEVYLPGAGWRGFDPTHGTAVADRHIALVSSLFPRYAAPISGSFSQGGGAQSEMTYQLLIQGIG from the coding sequence GTGCATTACCAAATTAGCCACACAACCACCTACACTTATAGCCAGCCTGTTACGCTGTTTCCCCATGTGATTCGGTTACGCCCTCGGAGCGATAGTTGTCAGACCTTGCGATCGCTTTCCCTGATGGTGACGCCAACGCCAACCCAGGAATCTCAGGTTATCGATTTGGAGGGGAATGCCATCGTTAAGGTGTGGTTTAAGCAAGAACCCACGGATTCTTTGAGGGTTCAAGTAATCTCCCAAATAGAAACGCATCGCACCAATCCGTTTGACTACCTGCTGGAACCCTGGGCAATCAGACTGCCGATCGATTACCCCTCCTCTCTGCTGGTGCAACTGCAACCCTACCTGGTTGGGCAGCGATCGGGGAGCATTGATCCGGCAGCCATACAATTGGCGCAGGAGATTGGCTACCAGGTGGATGGTAACATCACATCCTTTTTGGCGGAATTGAACCAGAAGATTTACAAAAGTTGCCAGCAGGTGATCCGGGAAACGGGCGATCCTCTGGCACCTGGAATTACCTGGGCGCAGCGTTCAGGCTCCTGTCGAGATCTGACCGTTTTATTTATGGAAGCGTGTCGGGCGATCGGACTGGCTGCCCGCTTTGTGAGCGGCTATCAGGAGGGCGATCCGGATAGTAACGATCGCCATCTCCATGCCTGGGCAGAAGTTTACCTCCCTGGTGCGGGCTGGCGTGGTTTTGACCCAACCCACGGAACAGCCGTCGCCGATCGACACATTGCCCTCGTTTCCAGCCTGTTTCCTCGCTATGCCGCGCCCATTTCTGGCTCCTTTAGTCAGGGAGGGGGTGCCCAGTCGGAGATGACGTATCAACTGTTGATTCAGGGGATTGGGTAG